The Blastococcus sp. HT6-4 genome window below encodes:
- a CDS encoding MFS transporter, protein MSRSPHPPQAEAPAAPGRGAPGLAAIGLATLAVLVTAADTYVVVLALPDILTGVGVGIGELQRATPIVGGFLLGYTATLPLLGRLADLRGRMPVLIGCLLLFALGSLLTATAVSLGPAVAGRGLQGIGAGGLVPATLALVADRWPPERRSVPLGVVGAVQEAGAVLGPLAGAAVLAFADWRAIFWLNLLLGLALAAGVVATGRVRRPDPLGLVLAAVAAGALGLLLAEPSALAEDVTLGLLYVPLAEGWGWSTPLLLLTVVAAAGLVVRGAVHPTGAVLPLRGLSRLAREVDVLGSTLAVLALGALVWAFAAADTSREVVAHGWVLLPLAAVAAVLFVLHERRTADPVLPLAALRPVGAWGAMLVNLLVGVALVAALVDIPLFARATTAPGDQLEAALVLLRLLVAVPVGAVAGGWLCRVVAPRVVAGGGMAMTAAAFVAMTTWDERSLDGAGSTVVLLAAGLGFGLAIAPVNAVLLAVTRPEVHGSASALAVVARTVGMLAGLSLLTAVALRRFTAEVAAIGTPMELCPTSPADCAAYDAATAEALLTQLHTVFAGAAIAAGLASVAALVLLRSPVLRGSARA, encoded by the coding sequence ATGTCGAGATCACCGCACCCACCACAGGCTGAGGCGCCGGCCGCCCCGGGCCGGGGTGCCCCGGGGCTGGCCGCGATCGGCCTCGCCACCCTCGCCGTGCTGGTCACGGCCGCCGACACCTACGTCGTCGTCCTGGCGCTGCCGGACATCCTCACCGGCGTCGGGGTGGGCATCGGTGAGCTGCAGAGGGCGACGCCGATCGTCGGCGGTTTCCTCCTGGGCTACACGGCGACGCTGCCGCTGCTGGGCCGCCTGGCCGACCTGCGCGGGCGGATGCCGGTCCTCATCGGCTGCCTGCTGCTGTTCGCGCTCGGCTCGCTGCTGACCGCCACCGCCGTGTCGCTCGGGCCGGCCGTGGCCGGTCGCGGGCTGCAGGGCATCGGCGCGGGCGGGCTGGTGCCGGCCACGCTGGCGCTGGTCGCCGACCGCTGGCCGCCCGAGCGTCGCTCGGTCCCGCTGGGCGTCGTGGGAGCGGTGCAGGAGGCCGGTGCCGTGCTGGGCCCGCTGGCCGGCGCGGCGGTGCTGGCGTTCGCCGACTGGCGGGCGATCTTCTGGCTCAACCTGCTGCTCGGGCTCGCGCTCGCGGCCGGGGTGGTCGCCACCGGCCGCGTGCGCCGCCCAGACCCGCTCGGGCTGGTGCTCGCCGCCGTCGCCGCCGGGGCGCTCGGCCTGCTGCTGGCCGAGCCGTCCGCGCTGGCCGAGGACGTCACGCTGGGGCTGCTCTACGTCCCCCTCGCCGAGGGGTGGGGCTGGAGCACGCCGCTGCTGCTGCTCACCGTCGTGGCCGCCGCCGGGCTGGTCGTCCGCGGCGCCGTGCACCCCACGGGCGCCGTCCTCCCGTTGCGGGGGCTGAGCCGGCTGGCCCGCGAGGTCGACGTCCTCGGATCGACGCTGGCCGTCCTGGCGCTGGGTGCGCTCGTGTGGGCGTTCGCCGCCGCCGACACCTCGCGGGAGGTGGTGGCGCACGGCTGGGTGCTGCTGCCGCTGGCCGCCGTCGCCGCGGTGCTGTTCGTGCTGCACGAGCGGCGCACGGCCGACCCGGTCCTGCCGCTGGCCGCCCTCCGGCCGGTCGGGGCGTGGGGCGCGATGCTGGTCAACCTGCTGGTGGGCGTGGCGCTGGTGGCGGCGTTGGTGGACATCCCGCTGTTCGCCCGGGCCACCACGGCGCCGGGGGACCAGCTGGAGGCGGCGCTGGTGCTGTTGCGGTTGCTGGTCGCCGTGCCGGTGGGTGCGGTCGCCGGTGGGTGGCTGTGCCGGGTCGTCGCGCCGCGCGTCGTCGCCGGCGGCGGGATGGCGATGACCGCGGCGGCGTTCGTCGCCATGACCACCTGGGACGAGCGGTCGCTGGACGGCGCCGGGTCGACGGTGGTGCTGCTGGCCGCCGGCCTCGGGTTCGGCCTGGCGATCGCGCCGGTGAACGCCGTGCTGCTCGCGGTCACGCGACCGGAGGTGCACGGCAGCGCGAGCGCGCTCGCCGTCGTCGCCCGGACCGTCGGCATGCTGGCCGGGCTGTCGCTGCTCACCGCCGTCGCGCTGCGCCGGTTCACCGCCGAGGTGGCGGCGATCGGCACGCCCATGGAGCTGTGCCCGACCTCGCCCGCGGACTGCGCCGCCTACGACGCCGCGACGGCGGAGGCGCTGCTCACCCAGCTGCACACGGTCTTCGCCGGCGCGGCGATCGCGGCCGGGCTGGCCTCCGTCGCCGCACTCGTGCTGCTGCGGAGCCCGGTCCTCAGGGGGTCGGCGCGAGCCTGA
- a CDS encoding SMR family transporter — MSWLVLVVSGMLEAVWAVALDRSEGFSRPVPTAVFVVALAASMGGLGYALRELPVGTSYAVWVGIGAVLTVAWSMVTGAETVSVVKVLLLAGIVGCVIGLKVVE; from the coding sequence ATGTCGTGGTTGGTGCTGGTCGTGTCCGGGATGCTCGAGGCGGTGTGGGCGGTCGCGCTCGACCGGTCCGAGGGCTTCAGCCGGCCGGTGCCCACCGCCGTCTTCGTGGTCGCCCTGGCCGCGAGCATGGGCGGGCTCGGCTACGCCCTGCGTGAGCTGCCGGTGGGCACGTCCTACGCCGTCTGGGTCGGGATCGGGGCGGTGCTGACGGTGGCCTGGTCGATGGTCACCGGCGCCGAGACGGTCTCGGTGGTCAAAGTGTTGCTGCTCGCCGGGATCGTCGGCTGCGTGATCGGCCTGAAGGTCGTGGAGTGA
- a CDS encoding zinc-binding dehydrogenase, with product MLAAFVSAPAPKDPLSVLEVGDRPEPRAPEGWTTIQVKAVSLNHHDLFSLQGIGLPAERMPMILGTDAAGIDEDGNEVLVHGVISTPEWMGDETLDPKRSLLSEVHQGSMAEKVAVPRRNLLPKPAELSFAEAACLPTAWLTAYRMLFVKSGLRPGQTVLVQGASGGVATALIVLGRAAGYRMWVTGRSEEKRAAALALGAEQAFESGARLPERVDGVMETVGEATWSHSIKSLKPGGVLVTSGATTGFNPGAELNRVFFTQLSVIGSTMGTKAELEALIQMCAVTGIRPQIDVELPLAQAREGFERMLEGRTNGKIVFTL from the coding sequence ATGCTGGCTGCCTTCGTCTCCGCCCCTGCCCCGAAGGATCCGCTCTCCGTGCTCGAGGTGGGCGACCGCCCCGAGCCGCGGGCGCCGGAGGGCTGGACGACGATCCAGGTGAAGGCGGTCTCGCTCAACCACCACGACCTGTTCAGCCTGCAGGGCATCGGGCTCCCGGCCGAGCGGATGCCGATGATCCTGGGCACCGACGCCGCGGGCATCGACGAGGACGGCAACGAGGTCCTGGTCCACGGGGTCATCTCGACCCCCGAGTGGATGGGCGACGAGACGCTCGACCCGAAGCGCTCACTCCTGTCGGAGGTGCACCAGGGGTCGATGGCGGAGAAGGTGGCCGTCCCCCGGCGCAACCTCCTCCCGAAGCCGGCGGAGCTCTCGTTCGCGGAAGCCGCCTGCCTGCCCACGGCCTGGCTGACCGCCTACCGGATGCTGTTCGTGAAGTCCGGGCTGCGCCCCGGGCAGACGGTGCTGGTGCAGGGCGCCAGCGGCGGGGTGGCCACGGCGCTGATCGTGCTGGGCCGGGCGGCCGGCTACCGGATGTGGGTGACCGGCCGCAGCGAGGAGAAGCGCGCCGCGGCCCTCGCGCTGGGCGCCGAGCAGGCCTTCGAGAGCGGTGCCCGGCTGCCCGAGCGGGTCGACGGCGTCATGGAGACCGTGGGCGAGGCGACCTGGAGCCACAGCATCAAGTCGCTGAAGCCCGGCGGGGTGCTCGTCACCTCCGGCGCCACGACCGGCTTCAACCCCGGCGCCGAGCTCAACCGGGTCTTCTTCACCCAGCTGTCGGTCATCGGCTCCACGATGGGCACCAAGGCGGAGCTGGAGGCGCTGATCCAGATGTGCGCCGTCACCGGCATCCGGCCGCAGATCGACGTCGAGCTGCCGCTCGCGCAGGCGCGGGAGGGCTTCGAGCGGATGCTCGAGGGGCGCACCAACGGGAAGATCGTCTTCACCCTCTGA
- a CDS encoding ATP-binding cassette domain-containing protein: MAAVTFEGATRTFPQSERPAVDGLDLTISDGEFMVVVGPSGCGKSTSLRMLAGLEPVSSGRVCIDGVDVTGRRPRDRDVAMVFQSYALYPSMTAGENMAFALKNLGVDAAEIRTRVAEAARILQLEDLLDRKPARMSGGQRQRVAMGRAIVRDPKVFCMDEPLSNLDAKLRVSTRAEIAALQKRLGTTTVYVTHDQTEAMTMGDRVVVLRDGRLQQIGTPTELYERPVNTFVAGFIGSPSINLLDRVPVRDGRAVVAGSLQVPLPVTATGSDSVTIGIRPEGVDVTGAGTSGADDRLTARVVRVERTGAEIFALVQPVGLSAGVGHRGDHLVVRLDKRLGVEVDAELALRVRLDEALVFDREGVALR, encoded by the coding sequence GTGGCGGCGGTGACCTTCGAGGGGGCGACCCGCACCTTTCCGCAGAGCGAGCGCCCCGCGGTGGACGGTCTGGACCTGACGATCAGCGACGGCGAGTTCATGGTCGTCGTCGGCCCGTCGGGCTGCGGCAAGTCCACCAGCCTCCGGATGCTCGCCGGCCTCGAGCCGGTGAGCTCGGGGCGGGTGTGCATCGACGGCGTCGACGTCACCGGTCGCCGCCCCCGGGACCGGGACGTGGCGATGGTGTTCCAGAGCTACGCGCTGTACCCCAGCATGACCGCCGGCGAGAACATGGCCTTCGCGCTCAAGAACCTGGGGGTCGACGCGGCAGAGATCAGGACCAGGGTGGCCGAGGCCGCGCGGATCCTGCAGCTGGAGGATCTCCTCGACCGCAAGCCGGCCCGGATGTCCGGCGGCCAGCGCCAGCGGGTGGCCATGGGCCGCGCCATCGTGCGCGATCCCAAGGTCTTCTGCATGGACGAGCCGCTGTCCAACCTGGACGCCAAGCTGCGCGTCTCGACGCGGGCGGAGATCGCGGCCCTGCAGAAGCGGCTGGGCACCACCACGGTCTACGTCACGCACGACCAGACCGAGGCCATGACGATGGGAGACCGCGTCGTCGTGCTGAGGGACGGGCGGCTGCAGCAGATCGGCACCCCGACCGAGCTCTACGAGCGACCGGTCAACACGTTCGTCGCCGGGTTCATCGGGTCACCCTCGATCAACCTGCTCGACCGGGTGCCGGTCCGCGACGGTCGTGCGGTGGTCGCGGGATCGCTGCAGGTCCCGCTGCCGGTGACGGCGACCGGGTCCGACTCGGTGACCATCGGCATCCGGCCCGAGGGCGTCGACGTGACCGGTGCGGGCACCTCCGGCGCGGACGACCGGCTGACGGCACGGGTGGTCCGGGTCGAGCGGACGGGCGCGGAGATCTTCGCCCTCGTCCAGCCGGTCGGCCTGTCCGCCGGAGTCGGTCACCGCGGTGACCACCTGGTCGTCCGGCTCGACAAGCGCCTCGGCGTCGAGGTGGACGCGGAGCTCGCGCTCCGCGTCCGGCTCGACGAGGCGCTGGTGTTCGACCGCGAGGGCGTCGCGCTGCGGTGA
- a CDS encoding ABC transporter substrate-binding protein, whose protein sequence is MTASGRRPLLRLTGAATLAALALTGCAGTGSADDAGAGASGEGPVETLTFWSNHPGESKAVETELLEAFEEESGIEVNLVTAGKNYEEVAQKFNAALSGGELPDVVVVSDVTWFNFALTDAITPMDELWSTVGVDSEGYVDSLREDYTFEGEHYALPYARSTPLFYYNKAMWSAAGLPDRGPETWAEWAEWAPKLAAANGGVAPMVLPDGSNYLDWYFQGMVWTFDGSYSDEWDMTFTSDGTIEAGEFLQDQYQQQHIAISNDANNQFGAGQAASLLQSTGSLKGLTGTAGFEIGTAFLPGPTPGVPTGGAGLAIPERISDERKEAAMELIAFLTDTENTVTFSQATGYMPVQKDAVDHPDMKPFLEENPNFRTAIEQLEVTASQDNARVLLPGGGARIGAGLDRITIGGEDVATVFGQLEAESTTVYERDIEPKL, encoded by the coding sequence ATGACCGCATCGGGACGCCGTCCCCTGCTCCGCCTCACCGGCGCCGCGACGCTCGCCGCGCTCGCCCTCACCGGCTGCGCCGGCACCGGCTCCGCCGACGACGCCGGCGCCGGCGCGAGCGGCGAGGGTCCGGTCGAGACGTTGACCTTCTGGTCCAACCACCCCGGGGAGTCGAAGGCCGTCGAGACCGAGCTCCTCGAGGCCTTCGAGGAGGAGAGCGGCATCGAGGTGAACCTGGTGACCGCCGGCAAGAACTACGAGGAGGTCGCCCAGAAGTTCAACGCCGCCCTGTCCGGCGGGGAGCTGCCCGACGTAGTGGTCGTCTCCGACGTCACCTGGTTCAACTTCGCGCTCACCGACGCCATCACGCCCATGGACGAGCTGTGGTCGACCGTGGGCGTGGACAGCGAGGGCTACGTGGACTCGCTGCGCGAGGACTACACCTTCGAGGGCGAGCACTACGCCCTGCCCTACGCCCGCTCGACGCCGCTCTTCTACTACAACAAGGCCATGTGGAGCGCCGCCGGCCTCCCCGACCGCGGTCCCGAGACGTGGGCCGAGTGGGCCGAGTGGGCTCCGAAGCTCGCGGCCGCGAACGGCGGCGTCGCCCCCATGGTCCTGCCCGACGGGAGCAACTACCTCGACTGGTACTTCCAGGGAATGGTGTGGACCTTCGACGGCTCCTACTCCGACGAGTGGGACATGACCTTCACGTCCGACGGGACGATCGAGGCCGGCGAGTTCCTGCAGGACCAGTACCAGCAGCAGCACATCGCCATCTCCAATGACGCCAACAACCAGTTCGGCGCCGGCCAGGCCGCCTCGCTGCTGCAGTCGACCGGCTCCCTGAAGGGCCTCACCGGCACCGCCGGGTTCGAGATCGGCACCGCCTTCCTCCCCGGCCCCACCCCCGGCGTCCCGACCGGCGGCGCCGGCCTGGCCATCCCCGAGCGCATCTCCGACGAGCGCAAGGAGGCGGCCATGGAGCTCATCGCCTTCCTCACCGACACCGAGAACACGGTGACGTTCAGCCAGGCGACCGGCTACATGCCCGTGCAGAAGGACGCCGTCGACCACCCCGACATGAAGCCCTTCCTGGAGGAGAACCCGAACTTCCGCACCGCGATCGAGCAGCTCGAGGTCACCGCGTCGCAGGACAACGCCCGAGTTCTCCTCCCCGGCGGTGGCGCGCGCATCGGCGCCGGGCTGGACCGGATCACGATCGGCGGCGAGGACGTGGCGACGGTCTTCGGGCAGCTCGAGGCGGAGAGCACGACGGTCTACGAGCGCGACATCGAGCCGAAGCTGTGA
- a CDS encoding carbohydrate ABC transporter permease — translation MTTTESPAGRTGPLGRLGGYAGLLLVVLLVAVPLYWILISSLKERPDIYTVPVSWWPDPLTFDNYTAVGGGVAFSDYLRNSIIITSALTLIQVVLGVLSAFALAFLRFPGRTLVLLFVIGSLMVPNQITMISNYALVAQLGWRNTFTGIIVPLAGVAFGTFLMRNHFLALPREVIEAAEMDAAGPLRMLWRVVLPMSWPTLIAFTLITIVTEWNQYLWPLLMADDARIAPLPVGLAQLQDTQGLTNWGPVLAGTVLTMLPILLIFLALQRHMIKGLTAGAVKG, via the coding sequence GTGACCACCACCGAATCCCCCGCCGGCCGCACCGGTCCGCTCGGTCGCCTGGGCGGCTACGCCGGTCTCCTCCTCGTCGTGCTCCTCGTCGCGGTGCCGCTGTACTGGATCCTGATCTCGTCGCTCAAGGAACGGCCCGACATCTACACGGTGCCGGTCAGCTGGTGGCCGGACCCGCTCACGTTCGACAACTACACCGCTGTGGGCGGTGGGGTCGCTTTCAGCGACTACCTGCGCAACTCGATCATCATCACCTCGGCGCTCACGCTGATCCAGGTGGTCCTCGGGGTGCTGTCGGCCTTCGCCCTGGCGTTCCTGCGCTTCCCCGGCCGCACCCTGGTGCTGCTCTTCGTCATCGGCAGCCTGATGGTGCCCAACCAGATCACCATGATCAGCAACTACGCGCTGGTCGCCCAGCTGGGCTGGCGGAACACCTTCACCGGGATCATCGTCCCCCTGGCCGGCGTCGCCTTCGGCACCTTCCTGATGCGCAACCACTTCCTCGCGCTGCCCCGGGAGGTCATCGAGGCCGCCGAGATGGACGCCGCCGGGCCGCTGCGGATGCTCTGGCGAGTGGTGCTGCCGATGTCCTGGCCCACCCTCATCGCCTTCACGCTGATCACCATCGTCACCGAGTGGAACCAGTACCTCTGGCCGCTCCTCATGGCCGACGACGCCCGCATCGCACCGCTGCCCGTCGGCCTGGCCCAGCTGCAGGACACCCAGGGACTGACCAACTGGGGGCCGGTGCTCGCCGGCACCGTGCTGACGATGCTGCCGATCCTGCTGATCTTCCTGGCGCTGCAGCGCCACATGATCAAGGGCCTGACGGCCGGCGCCGTCAAGGGCTGA
- a CDS encoding sugar ABC transporter permease, which yields MATDLVVGAPAGTAPALPPRPPEHRREPRERGRRRGILVAGAFLLPNLVLLAVFTYRPLLDNVRLSFTDWNISSPTASYIGFDNYVEWFTSSASHTVLWNTVVFTAAAVLGSMALGLALALLLDRNLFGRNAVRSLVFAPFVVAGAAVGVAFQFVFDPTFGLIQDLLGRIGVEAPAFYQDPEWALFMVTTTYIWKNLGYTFVIYLAALQGRRAELDEAAEIDAASAWAKFRRVTWPQLRPATFFLLITVLLNSFQVFDIIDTMTRGGPLGNGTTTMVYQVYQETFVNQRAGFGATVATIMFVILLVVTLVQVRAMERGQQQ from the coding sequence GTGGCCACAGACCTCGTCGTCGGCGCCCCTGCGGGGACGGCTCCGGCACTTCCGCCCCGGCCACCGGAGCACCGCCGGGAGCCGCGCGAACGTGGGCGCCGGCGCGGCATCCTCGTCGCCGGCGCGTTCCTGCTGCCGAACCTCGTGCTGCTCGCGGTGTTCACGTACCGGCCGCTGCTGGACAACGTCCGGCTGTCGTTCACCGACTGGAACATCTCCTCGCCCACGGCCTCCTACATCGGCTTCGACAACTACGTCGAGTGGTTCACGAGCTCCGCCAGTCACACCGTGCTGTGGAACACCGTCGTCTTCACCGCTGCGGCGGTCCTCGGCTCGATGGCCCTCGGGCTGGCACTGGCGCTGCTGCTGGACCGGAACCTGTTCGGCCGCAACGCCGTGCGCTCCCTGGTGTTCGCGCCGTTCGTCGTCGCCGGCGCGGCCGTCGGGGTCGCCTTCCAGTTCGTCTTCGACCCGACCTTCGGCCTGATCCAGGACCTGCTGGGCCGGATCGGGGTCGAGGCGCCGGCCTTCTACCAGGATCCCGAGTGGGCGCTGTTCATGGTGACGACGACCTACATCTGGAAGAACCTGGGCTACACCTTCGTGATCTACCTCGCCGCGCTGCAGGGACGGCGGGCGGAGCTCGACGAGGCGGCCGAGATCGACGCGGCATCCGCGTGGGCGAAGTTCCGCAGGGTCACCTGGCCGCAGCTGCGGCCGGCCACCTTCTTCCTGCTGATCACCGTGCTGCTCAACAGCTTCCAGGTCTTCGACATCATCGACACCATGACCAGGGGCGGCCCCCTGGGCAACGGCACGACGACGATGGTCTACCAGGTCTACCAGGAGACGTTCGTCAACCAGCGGGCTGGTTTCGGCGCCACGGTCGCCACGATCATGTTCGTCATCCTGCTCGTGGTCACGCTGGTCCAGGTCCGCGCCATGGAGCGGGGCCAGCAGCAGTGA
- the selD gene encoding selenide, water dikinase SelD: MTTAPATVRLTQYAHGGGCACKIPPGELEAVVAGLTATGPSAPNAELVIGLDDGDDAAVVRIAGGQGLVLTTDFFTPVVDDAYTFGRIAAANALSDVYAMGGVPVVAVNLLGWPRDVLPAELAAEVLRGGLEVAQEAGCHVGGGHSIDDPEPKYGMAVTGVVDVDRIVTNSGAVAGTPLTLTKPLGVGVLNSRMKATGEVSEEAVASMTALNRAAGQAAVTAGIRAGTDVTGFGLLGHLYKMARASGVTAVVDAAAVPYLTGAREALAAGFVSGGTRRNLDWVRPHTDLSAVSEDEALLLADAQTSGGLLLGGEIPGSPVIGEFVPRGEFVVVVR; encoded by the coding sequence GTGACCACCGCGCCCGCGACCGTCCGGCTCACCCAGTACGCGCACGGCGGGGGCTGCGCCTGCAAGATCCCGCCCGGCGAGCTGGAGGCCGTCGTCGCCGGCCTGACCGCCACCGGGCCGTCCGCACCGAACGCCGAGCTGGTGATCGGCCTGGACGACGGCGACGACGCGGCCGTCGTGCGGATCGCCGGCGGGCAGGGCCTCGTGCTCACCACCGACTTCTTCACCCCGGTCGTCGACGACGCGTACACCTTCGGCCGGATCGCGGCCGCGAACGCGCTCTCCGACGTCTACGCCATGGGCGGGGTCCCCGTCGTCGCGGTCAACCTGCTCGGCTGGCCCCGCGACGTGCTGCCCGCCGAGCTCGCCGCCGAGGTGCTGCGCGGCGGGCTGGAGGTGGCGCAGGAGGCCGGCTGCCACGTGGGCGGTGGCCACTCGATCGACGACCCCGAGCCGAAGTACGGGATGGCGGTGACCGGCGTCGTCGACGTCGATCGGATCGTCACCAACTCCGGGGCCGTCGCCGGAACCCCGCTGACGCTCACCAAACCGCTCGGCGTCGGCGTGCTCAACAGCCGGATGAAAGCGACCGGCGAGGTGTCGGAGGAGGCGGTCGCCTCGATGACCGCGCTGAACCGGGCCGCCGGGCAGGCCGCCGTCACCGCCGGGATCCGGGCCGGCACCGACGTCACCGGGTTCGGGCTGCTGGGCCACCTCTACAAGATGGCGCGGGCCAGCGGGGTCACCGCCGTGGTCGACGCCGCCGCCGTCCCCTACCTGACCGGTGCGCGCGAGGCGCTGGCCGCCGGGTTCGTCTCCGGCGGCACCCGCCGCAACCTCGACTGGGTGCGCCCGCACACCGACCTGTCGGCGGTATCCGAGGACGAGGCGCTGCTGCTCGCCGACGCGCAGACCTCCGGGGGCCTGCTGCTGGGCGGGGAGATCCCCGGTTCCCCGGTGATCGGGGAGTTCGTGCCGCGCGGGGAGTTCGTCGTCGTCGTCCGCTGA
- the selA gene encoding L-seryl-tRNA(Sec) selenium transferase, whose translation MSPDPTTGDPRRRVPRTDTLLADPRLAAAGDRLGRGLVKSAVQRVQQRVRTGEVAPDAAVGAVLAELPATAGSLRPVLNATGVVVHTNLGRAPLSPAAVAAVVAASGTTDVELDLATGRRGPRGEAAIAALLEAVPAAEAAIVVNNCAAALALVATALGQGRELVLARGELVEIGDGFRIPELLQTTGARLREVGTTNRVALGDYRGALGPETGAVLKVHPSNFVVRGFTRSVEVAELAAALEGTGVPLVADVGSGLLRPHPLLPDEPDLQTTLAAGADLVLASGDKLLGGPQAGLVLGRAELVQRLRRHPLYRALRVDKTTLAALEATLRGPLPPVAEMLAADVDGLRARARAVAGRLVEAGVDAAAVDADSRVGGGGAPEHPLPGAAVALPSAFVEPLRGATPPVVGYLDEGRTLLNLRSVPPEADDDLVAAVLEVARRWT comes from the coding sequence ATGTCTCCCGACCCGACGACCGGCGATCCGCGCCGGCGCGTCCCCCGCACCGACACCCTGCTGGCCGACCCCCGGCTGGCCGCGGCCGGGGACCGGCTGGGCCGCGGCCTGGTGAAGAGCGCGGTCCAGCGGGTGCAGCAGCGGGTGCGGACCGGCGAGGTGGCCCCCGACGCCGCCGTCGGCGCCGTGCTGGCCGAGCTGCCGGCGACGGCGGGGAGCCTGCGTCCGGTCCTCAACGCCACCGGCGTGGTCGTGCACACCAACCTCGGCCGGGCGCCGTTGTCGCCGGCGGCGGTGGCCGCGGTCGTGGCCGCCAGCGGCACCACCGACGTGGAGCTCGACCTCGCGACCGGCCGCCGCGGCCCCCGTGGTGAGGCGGCGATCGCGGCGCTCCTCGAGGCCGTCCCCGCCGCCGAGGCCGCGATCGTGGTGAACAACTGCGCGGCGGCGCTCGCCCTGGTCGCCACGGCCCTGGGGCAGGGGCGTGAGCTCGTGCTCGCCCGCGGGGAGCTGGTCGAGATCGGCGACGGCTTCCGCATCCCCGAGCTGCTGCAGACGACCGGCGCGCGGCTGCGCGAGGTCGGCACGACCAACCGGGTCGCCCTCGGCGACTACCGCGGCGCGCTGGGCCCGGAGACCGGTGCGGTGCTGAAGGTGCACCCGTCGAACTTCGTCGTCCGCGGGTTCACCCGCTCCGTCGAGGTGGCCGAGCTCGCCGCCGCGCTGGAGGGCACCGGGGTGCCGCTGGTCGCCGACGTCGGCTCGGGGCTCCTGCGGCCGCACCCCCTGCTGCCCGACGAGCCGGATCTGCAGACCACGCTCGCCGCCGGGGCGGACCTCGTGCTGGCCAGCGGCGACAAGCTGCTGGGCGGGCCCCAGGCCGGGCTCGTCCTCGGCCGGGCGGAGCTGGTCCAGCGGCTGCGCCGGCATCCGCTGTACCGGGCACTGCGGGTGGACAAGACGACGCTGGCCGCCCTCGAGGCGACGCTGCGCGGGCCGCTGCCGCCGGTGGCCGAGATGCTCGCCGCCGACGTCGACGGGCTGCGCGCCCGGGCGCGGGCGGTGGCCGGGCGGCTGGTCGAGGCGGGGGTGGACGCCGCCGCCGTGGACGCCGACTCCCGGGTCGGCGGGGGAGGGGCGCCCGAGCACCCGCTGCCGGGCGCCGCCGTCGCCCTGCCCTCCGCGTTCGTCGAGCCGCTGCGGGGGGCGACGCCGCCGGTCGTCGGCTACCTCGACGAGGGCCGCACGCTGCTGAACCTGCGCAGCGTCCCGCCCGAGGCCGACGACGACCTGGTCGCCGCCGTCCTGGAGGTGGCCCGCCGGTGGACGTGA